One genomic window of Oncorhynchus clarkii lewisi isolate Uvic-CL-2024 chromosome 5, UVic_Ocla_1.0, whole genome shotgun sequence includes the following:
- the LOC139410004 gene encoding homeobox protein Nkx-6.1: MLAVGQMDGSRQSAFLLSTPPLAALHSMAEMKTPLYPAYPLSSTGPASSTSPTATSPNPGGIPVSSPGIKPSSGMSSLGSPHQCSALGTPHGINDILSRPSILSPGAAAAVAASSSAGILSGMPRFSSLSPPPPHGLYFSPSAAAVAVARYPKPLTDLPGRTPIFWPGVMQSPHWRDARFACSPHQNSVLLDKDGKRKHTRPTFSGQQIFALEKTFEQTKYLAGPERARLAYSLGMTESQVKVWFQNRRTKWRKRHAAEMASAKKKQDSETERLKGASENEDDDDDYNKPLDPNSDDEKITQLLKKHKPNSSLLIHTSENDSS, translated from the exons ATGTTAGCCGTGGGACAGATGGACGGGTCCAGACAGAGCGCTTTCCTCTTAAGCACCCCACCTTTAGCAGCTCTGCATAGCATGGCGGAGATGAAGACCCCACTCTACCCAGCCTACCCGTTATCTTCCACCGGGCCGGCCTCTTCTACCTCACCTACTGCCACCTCTCCAAACCCCGGTGGCATCCCGGTGTCCTCACCGGGGATCAAACCATCCTCCGGAATGTCATCTCTCGGATCCCCCCATCAATGCAGCGCGCTAGGAACACCTCATGGAATAAACGACATCCTCAGTCGTCCCTCGATCCTTTCCCCAGGAGCTGCTGCTGCCGTTGCTGCGTCCTCTTCTGCCGGAATCTTGTCCGGAATGCCCCGCTTCAGTAGCTTGAGCCCCCCGCCACCCCATGGGCTCTACTTCAGCCCCAGCGCTGCAGCAGTGGCAGTGGCTCGCTACCCCAAGCCGTTGACAGACCTTCCAGGCAGGACCCCGATATTCTGGCCAGGAGTCATGCAAAGCCCACACTGGAGAGACGCCAGATTCGCATGTTCACCCC ATCAGAATTCTGTACTGCTCGACAAAGATGGAAAAAGAAAACATACACGTCCCACCTTCTCTGGACAACAAATCTTTGCCCTGGAAAAGACTTTTGAGCAAACGAAATACCTCGCTGGGCCAGAGCGAGCACGACTGGCCTACTCGTTGGGAATGACAGAGAGCCAAGTGAAG GTGTGGTTTCAAAACCGAAGAACTAAATGGAGAAAACGGCACGCGGCTGAGATGGCTTCGGCAAAGAAGAAGCAGGATTCTGAGACCGAGAGGCTGAAAGGGGCTTCGGAGAacgaagatgatgatgatgattataacaAGCCGTTGGACCCTAACTCAGACGACGAGAAAATAACACAACTACTGAAAAAACACAAACCAAACTCCTCACTCCTTATTCATACGTCAGAAAACGACAGTTCGTAG